A stretch of the Cygnus olor isolate bCygOlo1 chromosome 25, bCygOlo1.pri.v2, whole genome shotgun sequence genome encodes the following:
- the LOC121059614 gene encoding uncharacterized protein LOC121059614 isoform X1 — protein MPGHTVQVRGIPTDLPPDRVADKLTIHFLRSRNGGGEIADVQVLPGAQACALITFEALAVAQRILKAKNHVLSIGGKKYPLEVTAHVVELSPDEIFVCACVVVDYGKLPAGKTLLKNLQKGHSSVQLDFDYKTTHCRVKGPFTEVQAFSSDLLGSLNLKSQAAGATLPPGSSHVAKDTRMHDHQQVPPSTESALKTTKLSRWDHVSEEAAGGPSPRGPVDGEAVEQLEDFSLAMDSDIYLYMQKFCAAQYQGMLRQCCVDVVDISSDDITILYLQPSPGMSGGMDALRQARLALQQLYQQLEVSLRKEKISKRGLDMDSQALGALTHELQELYPQLLCHEDGKQLYLIGNLVDVSQAKQYIQHFSTRSTPQTVVMLSSSQLSRPAISRATEAAVHKPKAPVDTSSPKLSPGRPEGKAEHKLAANFSALKTGKSQAGQGLLPNRDSPPVGQVQLSEKNSSETHALGPGDPKAPTQQYQPRVSAPAEVLGSAAESQQNDPKEQDPVKGGARLARHKSLSAFVGKENSALQHAGDSKGSDPTKHYSLADTSSTFQSLSLFDTTRNSSAFDSKPSESRPVLRRSNSFSLPKSKESNKPQGTVRAGSGGNRVSEEMSLDSLQWSYLKDIYRSAIEELCRSAGVQISERSTGDCTVLTLQAEDRTKLLQVKWKVETLVQRCPDLVCQSMSYSELAVEGPDDDALSELCSLLRGSSLQVGLNKDKYKLCLACPKEMLPGVTEAFQVFSSRRLHALKSSSLSPGAERASSPGHQSAVQPSRSQDTVLGAALPDSLESLQMGLQHLDIRDKAEHSEVVRAFKLPEAEEKRSPSPWRFPQAVGQEEANDHVDPGAVHGGSGLLSPPVADNPSPGAPREPQEQPKAKLSPGEPDIARLKQVLPDKFQFARDRSRGGPSDAGGQLRSPVPTAEGAPRSLPTWLYGAAAPEPPQAAAEQSPAAESRGQERSSSSRNSTQEEPEPSTPQKRGPSPGQESSKTPLGWCDACQDSRVTCQAPCGHTLCRTCFAAEQPACCGSSSVPPSFKVPGTFKISSLSQSLPGYYRDLTLQLTYTIPDGVQGVGHPHPGQPYKGGCFFAFLPDNREGQKTAVLLKRAFEQGLTFQIKSYNGEDRVTWGLIPHKTSWHGGKARNGYPDAQYLHKVCTILKKLGID, from the exons ATGCCAGGCCACACGGTGCAGGTGCGGGGCATCCCCACCGACCTGCCCCCCGACAGGGTGGCCGACAAGCTCACCATCCACTTCCTGCGCTCCCGCAACGGCGGCGGGGAGATCGCCGACGTCCAGGTGCTGCCGGGAGCGCAGGCGTGTGCCCTCATCACCTTCGAGGCGCTGGCAG TGGCCCAGAGGATCCTGAAGGCGAAGAATCACGTCCTGTCGATCGGGGGCAAGAAATATCCCCTGGAAGTGACGGCGCACGTGGTGGAGCTGAGCCCCGATGAG ATCTTTGTATGCGCTTGCGTGGTGGTTGACTACGGCAAGCTCCCTGCTGGCAAAACCCTCCTGAAGAACTTGCAGAAAGGCCACAGCAGCGTGCAGCTCGACTTTGACTACAAGACCACGCATTGCAGAGTCAAGGGACCATTCACTGAGGTTCAGGCCTTCAGCAGCGACCTGCTGGGCAGCCTGAACCTCAAGAGCCAAGCAGCTGGAGCGACCCTGCCTCCAGGATCCAGCCATGTGGCCAAAGACACCAGAATGCACGATCACCAGCAAGTGCCTCCCTCCACTGAGTCAGCACTGAAGACAACAAAGCTGTCACGCTGGGACCACGTGAGCGAAGAGGCAGCTGGAGGCCCGTCACCTCGAGGCCCAGTGGATGGGGAAGCTGTGGAACAGCTGGAAGACTTTTCCCTCGCGATGGACTCGGACATTTATTTGTACATGCAGAAGTTCTGTGCTGCCCAGTACCAAGGTATGCTGCGGCAGTGTTGTGTGGATGTGGTGGACATTAGCAGTGATGATATCACCATACTGTACCTCCAGCCATCCCCGGGGATGTCTGGGGGCATGGACGCCTTGCGACAGGCCCgcctggccctgcagcagctctacCAGCAACTGGAAGTGAGCCTGCGTAAGGAGAAGATCTCAAAGCGGGGACTGGATATGGACAGCCAGGCACTTGGGGCTCTGACAcatgagctgcaggagctgtacCCGCAGTTGCTCTGCCACGAGGATGGGAAGCAGCTTTACCTTATTGGAAACCTTGTCGATGTCTCGCAGGCCAAGCAGTACATCCAGCATTTCAGCACCAGAAGCACCCCACAGACAGTTGTCatgctcagcagctcccagctctcccGGCCAGCAATCTCCCGTGCCACAGAGGCTGCAGTGCACAAGCCCAAAGCTCCTGTGGACACCTCGTCTCCAAAACTGAGCCCAGGCAGGCCGGAAGGGAAAGCTGAGCACAAGCTAGCTGCCAACTTCAGCGCTCTGAAAACTGGCAAGTCGCAGGCTGGCCAGGGCCTCTTGCCGAACCGGGACTCTCCTCCAGTGGGGCAGGTGCAGCTTTCTGAGAAGAACTCATCAGAGACACATGCTCTGGGTCCCGGTGACCCCAAAGCACCAACCCAGCAGTACCAGCCTCGTGTCTCTGCACCGGCTGAGGTTTTGGGGTCAGCAGCAGAGTCTCAGCAGAATGACCCCAAAGAACAGGACCCTGTGAAAGGAGGTGCCAGGCTTGCAAGACACAAGAGTCTGTCTGCCTTTGTGGGCAAAGAAAACAGTGCTTTGCAGCACGCCGGGGACTCCAAAGGCTCAGATCCCACCAAGCACTATTCCCTTGCTGACACCTCTAGTACCTTTCAGTCTCTGAGCCTCTTTGACACGACAAGGAACTCTTCTGCTTTTGACTCCAAACCCTCTGAATCCAGACCTGTGCTGCGACGCTCCAACAGCTTCTCGCTGCCAAAGTCAAAGGAAAGCAACAAGCCCCAAGGCACTGTCAGGGCAGGCAGTGGAGGCAATAGGGTGAGTGAAGAAATGAGCCTGGACTCTCTGCAGTGGTCTTACCTGAAGGACATTTACCGCTCTGCCATCGAGGAATTGTGCAGGAGTGCAGGTGTGCAGATCTCAGAACGCTCCACCGGGGACTGCACGGTGCTGACGTTGCAGGCAGAGGACAGGACCAAGCTTCTCCAGGTGAAATGGAAGGTGGAAACTCTTGTGCAGAGGTGTCCTGACCTTGTGTGTCAGAGCATGAGCTACTCAGAGCTTGCTGTCGAAGGGCCGGATGACGATGCCCTGAGTGAGCTGTGCAGCCTCTTGCGAGGAAGTTCCCTGCAGGTTGGGCTCAACAAAGACAAGTACAAGCTCTGTCTCGCCTGCCCCAAGGAGATGCTGCCAGGAGTGACTGAGGCCTTCCAGGTGTTTTCTTCCAGGAGGCTCCATGCTCTGAAGTCTTCATCCTTGTCTCCGGGAGCAGAGAGAGCTTCGAGCCCGGGGCACCAAAGTGCTGTCCAGCCGAGCAGAAGCCAGGACAccgtgctgggggcagccctTCCCGACAGCCTGGAGTCCCTGCAGATGGGCCTGCAGCACCTGGACATTAGAGATAAAGCAGAGCACTCGGAGGTGGTCAGGGCTTTCAAGCTGCCAGAGGCTGAGGAAAAGAGGTCCCCGAGTCCTTGGAGGTTCCCGCAAGCAGTGGGACAGGAGGAGGCCAATGACCACGTTGATCCTGGGGCTGTGCACGGAGGAAGCGGCCTTCTCAGCCCTCCCGTAGCGGACAACCCAAGTCCTGGTGCTCCGAGggagccccaggagcagccGAAGGCCAAACTGTCGCCGGGGGAACCTGACATTGCGCGGCTAAAGCAGGTCTTGCCAGACAAATTCCAGTTTGCGAGagacaggagcagaggaggtCCCAGTGACGCCGGGGGACAGCTGCGGTCACCAGTTCCCACAGCTGAAGGTGCACCTCGCTCCCTGCCCACCTGGCTCTatggggctgcagctcctgaacCGCCCCAGGCTGCGGCCGAACAGTCACCCGCAGCGGAGTCAAGGGGCCAGGAAAGGAGCAGTTCGAGCAGGAACAGCACACAGGAGGAGCCTGAGCCATCAACACCGCAGAAAAGaggccccagccctggccaggAAAGCAGCAAGACCCCCCTGGGCTGGTGCGATGCTTGCCAGGACTCACGTGTGACCTGCCAGGCCCCCTGTGGTCACACCTTGTGCAGGACGTGttttgcagcagagcagccagcttGCTGTGGCTCCTCCTCGGTTCCCCCGAGCTTCAAGGTCCCAGGGACATTCAAGATCTCCTCCTTGTCTCAGAGCTTGCCTGGCTACTACCGGGACCTGACGCTACAGCTTACCTACACCATCCCCGACGGCGTGCAAGGG GTTGGTCACCCCCATCCAGGACAGCCTTACAAAGGGGGATGTTTCTTCGCCTTCCTTCCTGACAACAGGGAAGGGCAGaagacagcagtgctgctgaagaGAGCATTTGAGCAAGGGCTGACATTCCAGATAAAGTCCTACAACGGAGAAGACAGAGTGACATGGGGCCTTATCCCTCACAAAACCTCCTGGCATGGAGGCAAAGCCAG GAACGGCTATCCAGATGCCCAGTATCTCCACAAGGTTTGCACAATTTTGAAGAAATTGGGCATCGACTGA
- the LOC121059614 gene encoding uncharacterized protein LOC121059614 isoform X2: MKMRAWQLAWHWRPFHKPVVSEALQLEHWESEGKKIFVCACVVVDYGKLPAGKTLLKNLQKGHSSVQLDFDYKTTHCRVKGPFTEVQAFSSDLLGSLNLKSQAAGATLPPGSSHVAKDTRMHDHQQVPPSTESALKTTKLSRWDHVSEEAAGGPSPRGPVDGEAVEQLEDFSLAMDSDIYLYMQKFCAAQYQGMLRQCCVDVVDISSDDITILYLQPSPGMSGGMDALRQARLALQQLYQQLEVSLRKEKISKRGLDMDSQALGALTHELQELYPQLLCHEDGKQLYLIGNLVDVSQAKQYIQHFSTRSTPQTVVMLSSSQLSRPAISRATEAAVHKPKAPVDTSSPKLSPGRPEGKAEHKLAANFSALKTGKSQAGQGLLPNRDSPPVGQVQLSEKNSSETHALGPGDPKAPTQQYQPRVSAPAEVLGSAAESQQNDPKEQDPVKGGARLARHKSLSAFVGKENSALQHAGDSKGSDPTKHYSLADTSSTFQSLSLFDTTRNSSAFDSKPSESRPVLRRSNSFSLPKSKESNKPQGTVRAGSGGNRVSEEMSLDSLQWSYLKDIYRSAIEELCRSAGVQISERSTGDCTVLTLQAEDRTKLLQVKWKVETLVQRCPDLVCQSMSYSELAVEGPDDDALSELCSLLRGSSLQVGLNKDKYKLCLACPKEMLPGVTEAFQVFSSRRLHALKSSSLSPGAERASSPGHQSAVQPSRSQDTVLGAALPDSLESLQMGLQHLDIRDKAEHSEVVRAFKLPEAEEKRSPSPWRFPQAVGQEEANDHVDPGAVHGGSGLLSPPVADNPSPGAPREPQEQPKAKLSPGEPDIARLKQVLPDKFQFARDRSRGGPSDAGGQLRSPVPTAEGAPRSLPTWLYGAAAPEPPQAAAEQSPAAESRGQERSSSSRNSTQEEPEPSTPQKRGPSPGQESSKTPLGWCDACQDSRVTCQAPCGHTLCRTCFAAEQPACCGSSSVPPSFKVPGTFKISSLSQSLPGYYRDLTLQLTYTIPDGVQGVGHPHPGQPYKGGCFFAFLPDNREGQKTAVLLKRAFEQGLTFQIKSYNGEDRVTWGLIPHKTSWHGGKARNGYPDAQYLHKVCTILKKLGID, from the exons ATGAAAATGAGGGCATGGCAGTTAGCCTGGCATTGGAGACCTTTCCACAAACCTGTGGTGTCAGAAGCACTACAGCTGGAGCACTGGGAGAGTGAGGGGAAAAAG ATCTTTGTATGCGCTTGCGTGGTGGTTGACTACGGCAAGCTCCCTGCTGGCAAAACCCTCCTGAAGAACTTGCAGAAAGGCCACAGCAGCGTGCAGCTCGACTTTGACTACAAGACCACGCATTGCAGAGTCAAGGGACCATTCACTGAGGTTCAGGCCTTCAGCAGCGACCTGCTGGGCAGCCTGAACCTCAAGAGCCAAGCAGCTGGAGCGACCCTGCCTCCAGGATCCAGCCATGTGGCCAAAGACACCAGAATGCACGATCACCAGCAAGTGCCTCCCTCCACTGAGTCAGCACTGAAGACAACAAAGCTGTCACGCTGGGACCACGTGAGCGAAGAGGCAGCTGGAGGCCCGTCACCTCGAGGCCCAGTGGATGGGGAAGCTGTGGAACAGCTGGAAGACTTTTCCCTCGCGATGGACTCGGACATTTATTTGTACATGCAGAAGTTCTGTGCTGCCCAGTACCAAGGTATGCTGCGGCAGTGTTGTGTGGATGTGGTGGACATTAGCAGTGATGATATCACCATACTGTACCTCCAGCCATCCCCGGGGATGTCTGGGGGCATGGACGCCTTGCGACAGGCCCgcctggccctgcagcagctctacCAGCAACTGGAAGTGAGCCTGCGTAAGGAGAAGATCTCAAAGCGGGGACTGGATATGGACAGCCAGGCACTTGGGGCTCTGACAcatgagctgcaggagctgtacCCGCAGTTGCTCTGCCACGAGGATGGGAAGCAGCTTTACCTTATTGGAAACCTTGTCGATGTCTCGCAGGCCAAGCAGTACATCCAGCATTTCAGCACCAGAAGCACCCCACAGACAGTTGTCatgctcagcagctcccagctctcccGGCCAGCAATCTCCCGTGCCACAGAGGCTGCAGTGCACAAGCCCAAAGCTCCTGTGGACACCTCGTCTCCAAAACTGAGCCCAGGCAGGCCGGAAGGGAAAGCTGAGCACAAGCTAGCTGCCAACTTCAGCGCTCTGAAAACTGGCAAGTCGCAGGCTGGCCAGGGCCTCTTGCCGAACCGGGACTCTCCTCCAGTGGGGCAGGTGCAGCTTTCTGAGAAGAACTCATCAGAGACACATGCTCTGGGTCCCGGTGACCCCAAAGCACCAACCCAGCAGTACCAGCCTCGTGTCTCTGCACCGGCTGAGGTTTTGGGGTCAGCAGCAGAGTCTCAGCAGAATGACCCCAAAGAACAGGACCCTGTGAAAGGAGGTGCCAGGCTTGCAAGACACAAGAGTCTGTCTGCCTTTGTGGGCAAAGAAAACAGTGCTTTGCAGCACGCCGGGGACTCCAAAGGCTCAGATCCCACCAAGCACTATTCCCTTGCTGACACCTCTAGTACCTTTCAGTCTCTGAGCCTCTTTGACACGACAAGGAACTCTTCTGCTTTTGACTCCAAACCCTCTGAATCCAGACCTGTGCTGCGACGCTCCAACAGCTTCTCGCTGCCAAAGTCAAAGGAAAGCAACAAGCCCCAAGGCACTGTCAGGGCAGGCAGTGGAGGCAATAGGGTGAGTGAAGAAATGAGCCTGGACTCTCTGCAGTGGTCTTACCTGAAGGACATTTACCGCTCTGCCATCGAGGAATTGTGCAGGAGTGCAGGTGTGCAGATCTCAGAACGCTCCACCGGGGACTGCACGGTGCTGACGTTGCAGGCAGAGGACAGGACCAAGCTTCTCCAGGTGAAATGGAAGGTGGAAACTCTTGTGCAGAGGTGTCCTGACCTTGTGTGTCAGAGCATGAGCTACTCAGAGCTTGCTGTCGAAGGGCCGGATGACGATGCCCTGAGTGAGCTGTGCAGCCTCTTGCGAGGAAGTTCCCTGCAGGTTGGGCTCAACAAAGACAAGTACAAGCTCTGTCTCGCCTGCCCCAAGGAGATGCTGCCAGGAGTGACTGAGGCCTTCCAGGTGTTTTCTTCCAGGAGGCTCCATGCTCTGAAGTCTTCATCCTTGTCTCCGGGAGCAGAGAGAGCTTCGAGCCCGGGGCACCAAAGTGCTGTCCAGCCGAGCAGAAGCCAGGACAccgtgctgggggcagccctTCCCGACAGCCTGGAGTCCCTGCAGATGGGCCTGCAGCACCTGGACATTAGAGATAAAGCAGAGCACTCGGAGGTGGTCAGGGCTTTCAAGCTGCCAGAGGCTGAGGAAAAGAGGTCCCCGAGTCCTTGGAGGTTCCCGCAAGCAGTGGGACAGGAGGAGGCCAATGACCACGTTGATCCTGGGGCTGTGCACGGAGGAAGCGGCCTTCTCAGCCCTCCCGTAGCGGACAACCCAAGTCCTGGTGCTCCGAGggagccccaggagcagccGAAGGCCAAACTGTCGCCGGGGGAACCTGACATTGCGCGGCTAAAGCAGGTCTTGCCAGACAAATTCCAGTTTGCGAGagacaggagcagaggaggtCCCAGTGACGCCGGGGGACAGCTGCGGTCACCAGTTCCCACAGCTGAAGGTGCACCTCGCTCCCTGCCCACCTGGCTCTatggggctgcagctcctgaacCGCCCCAGGCTGCGGCCGAACAGTCACCCGCAGCGGAGTCAAGGGGCCAGGAAAGGAGCAGTTCGAGCAGGAACAGCACACAGGAGGAGCCTGAGCCATCAACACCGCAGAAAAGaggccccagccctggccaggAAAGCAGCAAGACCCCCCTGGGCTGGTGCGATGCTTGCCAGGACTCACGTGTGACCTGCCAGGCCCCCTGTGGTCACACCTTGTGCAGGACGTGttttgcagcagagcagccagcttGCTGTGGCTCCTCCTCGGTTCCCCCGAGCTTCAAGGTCCCAGGGACATTCAAGATCTCCTCCTTGTCTCAGAGCTTGCCTGGCTACTACCGGGACCTGACGCTACAGCTTACCTACACCATCCCCGACGGCGTGCAAGGG GTTGGTCACCCCCATCCAGGACAGCCTTACAAAGGGGGATGTTTCTTCGCCTTCCTTCCTGACAACAGGGAAGGGCAGaagacagcagtgctgctgaagaGAGCATTTGAGCAAGGGCTGACATTCCAGATAAAGTCCTACAACGGAGAAGACAGAGTGACATGGGGCCTTATCCCTCACAAAACCTCCTGGCATGGAGGCAAAGCCAG GAACGGCTATCCAGATGCCCAGTATCTCCACAAGGTTTGCACAATTTTGAAGAAATTGGGCATCGACTGA